The following coding sequences lie in one Apium graveolens cultivar Ventura chromosome 3, ASM990537v1, whole genome shotgun sequence genomic window:
- the LOC141712834 gene encoding 3-ketoacyl-CoA synthase 9-like — translation MLSLFTKMMKSILSHIHLFQISFLALLSFTILLHTTLSYTTLLSTHLPLSISFAFSLFLALLHRHLNRPYPVFLLNYYCYKPPPHQKLPFEVAENFVLKNSANFPTKSIDFMRNIYLKSGLGNETYAPPFIFRDDKNPTLKCAFQESHESIFTSIEDLLSKTLIDPLRIDTLIVTSGCFSPSPSLTSHIVNKFNLKHDIKTFNLSGMGCSSGVLSIDLASQILRGSRKIQYALVVITESITLNWYSGDSRSMLVTNCIFRVGCAAAIITNDPSCRRVAKMELVHSLRTHHGADDMSYQAAFQEEDEKGNPGISLTKDLVRVAGVNLRQHIKILAPRVLPLSQLVRYVVAVVTAKLSRGQSKPAVPDFSTAFKHMCIHTGGKAVIEQVGRVLRLHDSVTEPARMSLHRFGNTSSSLVFYEFAYFEAKMRMKKNDRMWMIAFGTGFKVGSLVWKCLGDSKEEIDNPWNDCILEYPSKV, via the coding sequence ATGCTTTCATTATTCACTAAAATGATGAAATCAATTCTAAGTCAtattcatctctttcaaatttcATTCTTGGCTCTTTTGTCCTTCACCATTCTCCTTCACACTACCTTATCTTACACTACTCTACTCTCAACTCATCTTCCTCTCTCCATTTCCTTCGCTTTCTCCCTCTTCCTCGCCCTCCTCCACCGCCATCTCAACCGCCCTTACCCCGTCTTCCTCCTCAACTACTACTGCTACAAACCACCACCTCATCAAAAACTTCCGTTTGAAGTTGCTGAAAATTTCGTACTTAAGAACTCTGCAAATTTCCCAACAAAATCAATAGACTTCATGCGTAATATTTACCTCAAGTCCGGCCTAGGCAACGAAACCTATGCACCACCATTCATTTTTCGGGATGACAAGAACCCAACTCTAAAATGCGCATTTCAAGAATCTCATGAAAGTATTTTCACATCCATAGAGGATCTCTTATCGAAAACCTTAATCGATCCTCTTCGCATCGACACTTTAATTGTCACTAGTGGATGCTTctctccttctccttctctcACCTCTCATATTGTAAACAAGTTTAATCTCAAACATGATATTAAAACTTTTAATCTTAGCGGCATGGGGTGTAGCTCCGGAGTTTTGAGCATAGATTTAGCTTCACAGATCCTACGTGGCAGTCGAAAGATTCAATATGCACTTGTTGTTATCACAGAGAGTATTACTTTGAATTGGTATTCTGGTGATAGCCGTTCAATGCTGGTCACCAACTGCATTTTTCGTGTCGGCTGTGCTGCCGCGATTATTACTAACGACCCGAGTTGCCGCCGAGTCGCCAAGATGGAACTTGTTCACTCACTAAGGACTCATCATGGCGCTGATGACATGTCATACCAGGCAGCATTTCAAGAAGAAGACGAGAAGGGCAATCCTGGAATTTCACTCACTAAGGACTTGGTTAGGGTAGCTGGAGTCAACTTACGTCAACACATAAAAATCCTAGCTCCCCGAGTTCTACCACTGAGTCAACTCGTGAGATACGTTGTCGCGGTGGTGACTGCGAAACTCTCTCGGGGTCAGTCAAAACCGGCGGTGCCGGATTTCTCAACAGCATTTAAGCACATGTGCATACACACTGGTGGGAAGGCAGTGATTGAGCAAGTTGGTAGGGTTTTGAGACTGCATGACTCGGTGACTGAGCCAGCTCGGATGAGTTTGCACCGCTTTGGTAACACTTCTAGTAGTCTTGTGTTCTATGAGTTCGCATATTTTGAAGCTAAAATGAGGATGAAAAAGAATGACAGAATGTGGATGATTGCATTTGGCACGGGGTTCAAGGTTGGAAGCTTGGTTTGGAAATGTCTTGGAGATTCGAAAGAAGAGATTGATAATCCATGGAATGATTGTATACTTGAATATCCATCGAAAGTTTAG